A stretch of DNA from Pseudoalteromonas sp. A25:
ACAATGGATGCTTGGCATTCGTGGTCGTAAAATTATCCGAGATTTTGTTCGTAAAGGAGGTGGATACTTTGGTATTTGCTCTGGAGCATTTCTTGCTACAAATGCCCGCTTTGGTTGGCTGGCGTTAGTAGATGTAAAACTCCATGATATGAAGCACCAAAATCGCGGTGGCGGACTGATCAACGTAAAGTTAAACCCTGATACGGCAAACGCAATCCTTTCACCTAAATGGATAAACAATCCCTTGCGTCCCATGCTTTATTGGCAAGGCCCGCTGATGCGCTTGTCAACAGCAAGTGAACTCACTCAGGCTAAGCGCAAACAAGGTTTTGGCATCATCAACGAGATCGCTTCTTTTGGTTGTGTGATAGAGCCAGAGGATGCAAAAGACGAAAAAATTCGCTTTCCAGAATATTTCAGCGATGAACACATGACAGGCTACACTGCCTGTATTAGCACAACCTTTGGCAAAGGCCGCGTGTTTATATCCAGTCCACACTTAGAACACCCCGAGGATAACCAAAACATGATCCCTGAGATCATCCACTGGACTGCGCAAAAAGGCACGTCACTTGAGTGTAGTTAATTTAAGGGCAAGTCATGTTGCCGTTATCACTGGAAGGTTGATTAAAAAGCAGAACAAGATATTCTTTCACCTTCTTGCTTTAAGGGCATTCATTCTGATGCAGGTCAAGTATCAGGCTTACATCGTTAAGCTGAAGATAGTTACACAATTAAACTTCAACAGGTCATAGTAAACTGACCTAAAACACTGTTTACCATGACCTGCTATCAACTTAACACCAATTAATCTGAACTCGAGATAAGCAACATGCTACAGCACTGTATGATTTGGTCTGGTAATGGACTGATATAACAAACTTTTTCATATCCATTATCCCGAGTTCAAGTTAACTATACTGACCTAGATTTTAGGATAACCAATTCTATCCGATAGGTAGCCAACACTGGTGGCAAAATAATAAGAGCGGTTCCAATGCATCAACGCTTTATAGTTATCATATGCCAAATACATACGACCGTTAATATCATCTGGCATAACAAGCGCTGCGGTAATATTGACTCTAGGTAGATCGCTGCCATCTGCTCTGCGCAGCCCCAGTGCTTGCCACGCATCTAGCGAACGCTCAGAATCTTTCCAATATTCTAACCACTGCT
This window harbors:
- a CDS encoding BPL-N domain-containing protein, which produces MNPITVAIFDVNEKAILAGPQNKSARVLYAIFKAQPDIKTLIVTSKIIRQNKLEGVDVFVVPGGGNVLVQQWMLGIRGRKIIRDFVRKGGGYFGICSGAFLATNARFGWLALVDVKLHDMKHQNRGGGLINVKLNPDTANAILSPKWINNPLRPMLYWQGPLMRLSTASELTQAKRKQGFGIINEIASFGCVIEPEDAKDEKIRFPEYFSDEHMTGYTACISTTFGKGRVFISSPHLEHPEDNQNMIPEIIHWTAQKGTSLECS